DNA from uncultured Fusobacterium sp.:
TTTTTTAATCCATGGTTAAATAAAGAATATAATTTAGAAGAAATTTTACAAAATTTAGAAGAGTGTAGCTCAGAAAAATTTGATTTAAAAACAGAGATAAAAAATACAAAAATTATGATTGAACTGTTGAATCAACATAGTGATATTTCATTTTTAAAAAGAGTTCGTTTTCCTAAAATCTACGCATATCTCTCTTCAGATAAAATGATTGTAAGTGAGTATATTTATGGAACTTATTTTTATGAGTTATTAAATTATAGGAAATTAGCTTATAAAGATGTTTTAGATTTAATCAAAATACAATTATTTTTTATGTTAAAAATAGGAATTTTTCATAATAATTTACACTCTGGTAATTTAATTTTAGGTGATGATGGAAATATCTATTTCTTAGATTGTAATAACATTTCACTTCTTTCTCAAAAATCAAAAGAGGAGATGTTTAAAATTTTAAAAGCAATATCTAAAAAAGATTTCAGTAATTTAGTTTTATCTTTAAATAATCTTTCTACAACAAAATTAGATGAAAAGAGTATTGAACAACTTACAAAAAATATCTCTTATATTTTTTCTATAAACTCTATAAATAATAGTATATTAGTGAAAAAAATAATGGAAATTTTTAAAGTAGCTACAAATAATGGAATTACTTTTGAAAAGGAAATTTTTTCTACTTTTAAATCTTTTATTTATTTGGATAAATTAGTTGAAAAGACTAAAAATAAAAACCTTTCTTTCATGGAAGATCTAAAAAAAATTTTAGATGAACTTACTTATTTATTATAAATAATTGACTTAAAGTATTTTTCATATTAAAATACAATATAGATAATATTTTATTTTTAGGAGGTTGATAAATGAAAAAAATATTTACAACAATTGCTTTAATTTTAACTCTTGTAGGTTGCGGTGGGAAAGAAGAGAAAAAAAATGTATTATATGTTTATGGCTGGGCTAATACTATTCCACAAAGCATATATGATGCATTTGAAAAAGAAACTGGAATAAAAGTTATTGAGGATATATAC
Protein-coding regions in this window:
- a CDS encoding AarF/UbiB family protein; the protein is MLSSKLMNFMKALKSNNVKKLDCILELGRVGTKIAEEYSTRFDLIKVDQCFCLSEFQTPKLEKAEKHLLNLVKINDPLFSLMEYYDNYPYAYSDANYLFKGCLKSGVEISIKAINPSIKNNYLKKIHKLKKSLKFHTFFNPWLNKEYNLEEILQNLEECSSEKFDLKTEIKNTKIMIELLNQHSDISFLKRVRFPKIYAYLSSDKMIVSEYIYGTYFYELLNYRKLAYKDVLDLIKIQLFFMLKIGIFHNNLHSGNLILGDDGNIYFLDCNNISLLSQKSKEEMFKILKAISKKDFSNLVLSLNNLSTTKLDEKSIEQLTKNISYIFSINSINNSILVKKIMEIFKVATNNGITFEKEIFSTFKSFIYLDKLVEKTKNKNLSFMEDLKKILDELTYLL